CACCGGGATCAGTGAACTCGTTGCTGAGGGAGCTGTCTTCTCCCACAGCAGTGAAGTCAAGCACTACAGTGAGGAACCCAGTAGTTCTTAGTTCCCAAACCTCTATCCCTAACAGAGTGCCTTCCCATCCGTGTACCCATCAAAAAGTAGTCACGTTCTTTCTTCCACACACTGCGCAACCTCCATCAAAGTGCTACTCCCACAAAAAACTGCACAAAGAGGAAGACCGCAGGCTATTTGAAAACAAGGGCCAGGAAGTTTATTAGTTCCTTTGTGTCTCCCTATAGAACCTTGTGTCTCATTAGCATAGTGACCCAGAGCAGGTACAACTGTGGGTGAGATGCCAGCTGGAGATCCTCTGAGTGTGTGGTGAGGACATCCTTTCCCCTTGGCAACCACCACTTCCTGTTTCCCAAGGGCTTTTTACTGCCCCTCACGTGCCCCACAGAGGTCCGCAGTTGACTCTACCTTCCAACTGTGGAGTATGGATGCTACGGATTTGCAAGGACTGGGGTTATTGGGTCCCTATCTAGCCCCTGGCTGTGACTGCTGCTTCCCCTCCTACTGGGGTGTCAGTCCCATCTGTCCCACCTTCTTACATTTTACACCAGGAGGCCCTCCTTCACACTGTCATGCCCATGGAGCTGGgtgcctcccttccctctccctgtgGCTTTTAGGGCATTCCATGGGCCTTCACCCCTTCTCCCACCAGATCCTGGTCCCCAGTGCGTTGTCCTTGCCATTCCCTTGGTGGGAATGTCCTCTCCCCCTGAAGCTGCCTGTTCCTCTCCTCTGGAACGGCGCTGTTTCTAGCTGTCCAGCAGACACCTCACTTCCCTCCACCCTCCTGTGCACAAGGCCATCTCCTGAACTGAGGACATCAAAATCCCGGGAGACAGGATCCTGCCAATCACCGTGTTTCTCATGGAGGCTAATGGTGATTTGTGCATAACACAAGGGACCCTTCATATGAACGTCTGAGCAGGCAGAAGAGAACAAATTCCCAGCTCCTAATAAAGACGTGTACtctccccagaaaaaaaaaaaaagaccatctaAATCGCTGGCTCCCCAAGGAAGCCCTAAGCCCTCTGTCACATACACTGGGGCCCAGGCTGTGGGTGGACAGAATGGAGTGTGAGCAACACTAGTGCCCAGCACCACCTGGAAACGCCTCCTGCAGGTCATCCTGGAACCACTTACTCCCAGGCCTCCGTCAGCATTGCGTCCTATGGCATCAATGAAAGGGCAGCTCTTCTGAAACGACAGCTGAAGCCTTCCTCCCCACAGTGAGGCTCAACAGCTCTCCTGCAGCACCCCAGGGGAGGCAGGGAGAAAGGGCTGGGGCGCCAGCGACTGTGTCTAGCTGAAGGGCTTGGAAGTTTCCTGTGAGAAAGGTGTCAGGGCTAGGAGGCCCCTGGAGGCAAATGTCATGAAGCAGGCACATGCCAAGTCCCTTCTATTTTAAACAAGTCTCATCTATGTCCTCTGCTTTTCCGAGAGGAAGGGAACAGATCAAATTGGGAAAATTGTGACAGAAAAATGACAACAGTCATTGGCACTTACATTCTTATCTgtagtttctgttttttgttttgcgttttaattttttttcctagaaaagaaaaacacaaccGGAGGGCTTTTTATGACAAACTATCAGTGTCAGGATGGCAGGGAAAGAAAGGCCAGAGGCATGGGAAGCCAATAAAAAGTGGGTTCCGAATTACGTGGAACGGTCCACAGGGCTGTGCCCAGGCCTTATGAGATGACCGTTCACTTTGGCATGCGAGTTTGGTGCCTGGCCTTCTGGCCTGCTCGCTCAGACACCCACACTCAGAAAGAGCTGGCCACACCTCAGAAACCTACCAATGACAAACTCAGGACTTGACAGACTTATTAATTTAGCTCCTTGGCTCTGTGCTCAGGCATCACTCGGCAGCCTCTCCTGCCTACGGGACTGGTGTGCAGGAGTGGGGGCATCACCTCGGGGCACGCTTTGGCATCACAGCAGTGAACTCCAAGCAGCCACTCACTCGTGTGCAGACATGGTCCTCACCCAAACAAGCATTTGTCCAGACATCCCTGGCATTTTGGCCAAAGGCGGCCAGGGGCATGACAGTCCCCTTCTGCCACAGTTCAATGGCAGCATACCTTCTGCATTCTTGCTCCAACTGCTTATCACCTCAAGGAAGGGAGGAGACTGGAATATGTTCCCTTTTTAGCTCAGCACTGGACATGGCTCCAGAGAACTGAGTACGGACAGCTCAGTCGTCTGGATCCAGGCTGGGGGTGTCTCCCATTTTCCCCATGTGATACTCCAGGTCTCAGGCAGAAAATTCTGCTAGATCTAGAGCAAACAGGGTAGCCAGGGCAATGGAGGGCAACAAAGAGCCAGGAGCACACTGCAACCAGAGTACATTCAAGAAGCGGGCAGGGGCATGCAGCGAGCTGTAGCCCAAGTCACATTCTAGGGGACACACGGAGTCTGAAGGCTGTAGGCAGGCCTGTTGCCTGGTCGGAGTTCCTATGTGGAGACAGGAGGGTCCTGCCCTGCTGTGGCCCCTGTTCCTGAGCTGAGGCCAGGTTCCATCTCAGTGCTGTAGTCCTGAGGAGCACCACGCTGGCCAGCCAGCCAGGCCACAGTCCTCAGCCCTCTGAGGCGTGCAGCAATGGTTCCACAGGAAGGCCCCAGGGAGCCGCCATTACTGGGAGGAGGGAGCCAGGAGAGAGGGGCTGCATTCTTCTGGGAGATACTCAGGGAGGGCCACCAGGGCTCAGAAGGAGCTCTGGTCCAAACTATTGCAGAGCCAAAAGGGATGGGATTCATTTCTGAAAAATGATAACAGCCTTGTccctattttaaaaagagaatatggTGGTtgttgcttggttttgttttttccttgcaTTTTAAAAGGCGAAGGGGCTGGGAGATGGAGTCCCCTTCACACTGGTCCTATATAGGCACCAGAaggtgcgggctcctgccaggtccTGCTCTCCTTGCCTGGCTCCCACCACAGAAGCCAGGGTGGGCAGGGAGGGCGGCCCTCTACTCCCCGATGACGGTGGTTCCTTCTCCCTTTAAGCCAGAGCCCGCGAGGAGAAGTCCAAAGACTAAAGTGCAGAGAATCCAGGGAGTGGACAGCCTGGGACTAGGGCACTCCAAGGAGGAAGGAGGTGGTCAACAAGGAGCCACAGCTGCGGAACAAGCTCAGAGCCTGGTGACTTGAGTCTGCCAACATGGTCCCCTTTCTCTCTTGGGCCCTGTTGACAATTTCTCTCTCTGGGAATGTCCACTATTAGCAGCTCCCCAGGGAGTCCTGGTCCCAAAGATGTGGCCCACGATGGGGGAACACTTGTCTGACCATCCCTGGTTGGTAGTGACTAGTGAATGGAAGGGAACAGAGGGTGGCGGAAAGGAGAAGGCATTATATAAAGTTGCTGGATCCCAGCTTTTGGGAGGAGGGATACGTGGACAACCCTAAAGGCAGAATCTCTCCTGGGGAAGGTTTGGTGAGGATGGTCAGGGTCCTACTGGTGAGGCCTATTGGGGAAGCAGGCCCTCTGGGTGGGAGAGGAGCTGCAGCGCTGGGGGAGGGGCTGTGGAGGAAGAGCCCAGCTGGCATTAGGGTGTGTAGGCAGGGGGTGGCTGGAATTGGTTGATGACTTCATACTCTGCGGGATAGGGCTCGTTCTCCTCCATCTCAGACAGCAGCTCCAGAGCCTGCTCTTCTTCCTCTGTAGGGTAGTGGCGCAGAAGATTGGCTGCGGTGGCCAAGATTGAGGCTCCACCAGCTCCTGCCACCAGGTAGAAGCTAACTGCAAAGGTGACGTAGACCTGGGAGCCATGGTACTTCTTATGTTGCTGCTGCTGGGCCAGGATGAGTTCAGAAGCCCAGTAAGAAAATCCAATGACGGTGGCACACTGCAGGACTGGGCGACAGAGGGACAGCAAGAAGGGGGATTAGCAGATGCCCTGTGGCTAGGACGCTTGAGGACCAATCACAGCCTCTTGCTCCATTCTAAGTAGGGGCCTGCCTGGCCCCAGGCCCTGCAAGGAGTTCTACGGCCCAGGGATAGGAACAGCTATCTGACTCCGACTAGACCAGGCAGATTCTCTGTCTAAAGAATTTGCAGTTGGGATACTAAGGTGCCTGGGTATGCTGGGGACCTAAAAAGAATATATAAGAATATAAGGGCTGagattgtaactcagtggtagagtgcttgcctcgcatgtatgaggcactgggttcgatcctcagcaccacataaaataaataaataaataaataaaataaaggaataaaggtattgtgtccatctaaaactaaaaaaaaaaaaaaaaaaaaaaaaatgtgggagcTAGAGTTGGCTGGCACTACCAttaaatcaaacacacacaccagCTCAGCCTCCTGCAAAGGCCGGCCTGCAAAGAAGGAAAGCCCGCTGTGCAGGGAAGTACAGGGCTGTGGCCTGGTTCCTTCCTTGCTCTTTCTAGGTCCTAAGCTCGAGTCAGCTTCAGCTGCTATTTTTGGAGAGCTGAGGGGTCTCTCGCAGGATTCTAACACTATCCCCTGTCTCCAGCAGTGCCCAGCAGGCTCATGTTCCCTGCAAGTCCATCTGCAAATGGCTGGAGCAAGCTGCTAACACCCAGTGAGTGTTCTGAGGACAAGAGCTCCGCACTTGAGCACCTGGAGTGATGTCTGACTGCAGAAATGAGTCCCACCTGCCATTCCCACTCTGTGATGGGTCCTCCCCTAGGACAGCAGGCCCTGGGCTTACCAGTGAGGATATGGGCAAAGGCATAGCGACGCGTGATCTTCAGGGCTGGATGTTTGGGCCCAAAGACATCCAGAAGGAAGGCAGAGAGGCTGCACAGAATTCCCAGGAAGCAGAAGGCAGCAATGACCCGCAGGAGCAGCACTGTCTGGGGGTTCATGCAGAAATCTGTGGGAGGAGAACCAAAGCTTTAGGCCCCAATCACACCCTGGCATGGGcagcaccccacccccaccatccTGTGAAGCCAGGGAGCCCTAGAGGACACTGGCTTGGCTCTTGCACGAGCTACTCTGCAAAGAGGAGGGACAACCTCCACGGCTGCAGACAGGAACCTTGGGTCCCTGTTCCCATGCACCTTAAGGCTCTTCGTGCAGCATTCCCCTGCACTTCTCAGTGTTTTTAAAGGTCCTGGCAATTAATGAATGTGGTATGTTAACCCATTCTGCTAAAGGATGCTTGGGGCTCGTGGGGAAAGCCCACTGTCACCTGAGCAGAGACAGAAAGGCTAAGGCTAGAGGTCAGTCAATATTGACCCTCTACTTACTCATTCCTTCCCTTTTGTACCAAAAAGAAGTTGAACCTGAAGATAGTAAGTGAAATAAGTAAACCCAGGACAAATACTGTCTGAGTTCCCTTATATGAGACACCTGAAATAGTCAAATTCCTAAAGACAGAAAGTGGAATGCCAGGGAGAGTAGCGTGTTTTATAATGTGTAGTTTCAATATGGGATGATGAGGAAATTCTGGAAAGAAAAGTGGTGATGTTTGTGCAACGTGTGAACATTCTTTATGTCAttgaacttaacaccaaaaatggttaaaatagtaaaaaagaattttttataccagggattgaacccagggtgcttagcctaaccacatccctagcccctttttatattttattttgagacagggacccgttaagttgcttagagccttactaagttgctgaggctggctttgaatttgcaatcctcctgcctcagcctcctgagctgctgggattacaggtgtgcaacaccatgcccagttaaaatggtaaattttgttatttttaaattttaccacaataaaaaataaataaaatgaaaaggaggAAAAGCTGAAGGTGTTTAGAGAAATCAGTAACTAAAAGAAAGTATTAAATGATGCAGAAAGACAGTAAACAGCACTGGCCCATTTGCTTTCACTCCCTCCTTGAACCCTACAGAACAAGACTTTTTAACAAAGCATAGACCCAAAGAGAAAGGGGCTGGGAAATGAAATTATGAAACTAGATTCACACCACAAAGCCCCAAAAGGCTCAGAAATTAATGGACATGGCCAAGGTGCACGCATGCTCCCCCTAAATGAGAGAGAACAAAGGAAAGAGAAGATGGGGAGGCAGAGCAATATTCAGAGTCATGGTGAAGGCAGGTCCCAGGGTGACAACCAGGTGTCCGACACAGGGACTTACTCTTCCTCACAGAACTTTAGCATCATTTGTTAACTACACAACACTGTCTGTTTTGATAGCCATGCAAACTTCCAAAGCTTCTAGAAGCACAGAATAAAATACAGTCTGATCCCAAAAGAAGTCAGATCGTGATTAAGTATTTTAAGTATTAATAAAAGTTGAAAatgaccaggcacagtggcacatgtctgtcatTCCAGCTTCTTGGGAAGTtggggcaggagaatcccaagtctaATGCCAGTCTCAGTCAGTGagaacccatctcaaaataaaaagggctgtggatgtacaccagtggtagagcacttgcctaccacatgaggccctgggttccatcctaagAACTGGGGGCAGGGGGGAAGGAAATGGATTTTGCTGacctatctgtaatcccagctacttgggaggaggattgcatgtctgaggccagcctgggcaatttagcaagaccctgtctcaaaaattaaaaaaaaaaaaacttataaaaaatgGTTagggagccaggtgcagtggcacatgcctgtaatcccagcagctcaggaggctgaggcaggaagattgcaagttcaaagccagcctcagcaatttattttttttttatttttatttttttttaaagaaagagggagagaggcagagagagggagagaggcagagagagaatttattttattttattttttagtttttttggcggacacatcatctttgtatgtggtgctgaggttcgaacccaggcctgcacaggccgcacacatgccaggcgagcgcgctaccgcttgagccacatccccagcccccagcctcagcaatttagaaaggccctgagtgacagcaagaccctgtctcaatattttaaaaaactaaaaagtgctaggggggctggggatatagctcagttggtaaagtgcttgcctcacatgcacaaggccaggggttcaattcccagcaccacatacaaaaaaagtgctggggatgtggctcagtggttaagcactcctagattcaatccccggtaccaaaaaaaaaaaaacaaaaaaaaacgttGGGGTGtatggatgtacctcagtggtcgaGCCCCGCTGAGTTTAATACCCAGTACAGCAAAACTAAAGAAAGTCATGGGTCTTAATTTCCCCTCCCCCCTCTTCCAGGTGTTGGCCAGCTCTTTCATTCAGGCCACAGGTCAACAAATGAtttaaaaaacttggaaaagGCTGGCCAGACTCAGGGTACAGGATCTCTTCCCAAATCTTGGTCAGGATGAGTCTGTGGGTGGTGAAAATCAAGCCCTCATACACATCGATGTATCTTGGATGCTGGTTGAAAGCATGTTTCAGGCCCCCAGAGGTCTGATTTCTATGTCTGGAACAGGGCTGAGAAATCTGGATTTTGACAAGCTGCAGGTAACCCTCAGGCACATGGTCCAAGCCTTCTCTCCAAGAAATACTGTCCCAGATCCCAGAGGAAGGTAGAAGGATGAAAGAAAAGTCCAGGAGCGAGGGGAAGGGGACCCAAACCCAACAAAGCTGACTCAACCCAGCAGTTGCCCCATCATGAGGTCTTGGGCAGAGGGAGGCGCTGGACCTTTGTGACTGACTGGTATACCCTACCTCAGGCTCAGAATTCTTCATTCAAATGCTAGCTGGACCAGGACAAGGTTCATGTGCTTCCATCTGGCTTTGGGTCACTCATTGAGCTGCCCTTAGGGATGTCATGATCTCATCTACTGACCATCTGTTTGGGGCCTGAACAGCCAGCCTCAGTGACGGCGGCGCACTGCCAGGGAGCGAGAGCTCTGCCCGCAGCTGGACCAGCATGTAGTGCATCCAGCCCCTGCACAGCTGAGACGGCGAGGCAGGGCTGCAGGAGTCCCAAAACCCACAACCCTCGATGAAAGAAATGCCTAGGAGGCAGGGGCTGCCCCTGCTTTGCTCTGATTACTGCTAGTAGCTAAGATGGCTCTTCTCAGGGTCTGTGCAGTACTTGGGGGGATGTGGTCGGATGCAAATGTCCTCTGCTGCTTCCAGGAATGCTCTGGAAGAGACAGGCTGCTCTGCAGCAGGTCACATTGGGTTCTACTCACATTACTCAATGCAGCCAGGCAACAAGTGAAGAAAGGGATCTGCGGGGCTTCAAAAAGACTGCTTTGCTGCTTCCGCTCACTGGTGAGCAAAGGATGCTCATTTTATTATCCTTAAAAATGTGCACcggttggggttggggttgtggctcaagtgatagcgcgctcacctagtatgcgtgaggcactgggtttgattctcagtaccacataaaaacaaaataaagatattaaaaataaataaataaaggtccattgacaactaaaaaaaatttaaaaatgtgtacCTATTATATACACTTCTATATGCCTGGGGTTCAAAATACATTTACTTTAATAAGGAAAATATGCACGTGATTAAAGCTTCACAGAGGATGTCCCCCACTTCCAGATATCCACCAGCCCCTGACCAGAGGCAAACACGAAGGGAGGTGCCCTGCATACTCCTGAGGGAAGAGCCAGCACACCCAGAGTCTAATGTTTTCTTAGTTCATCCTGCCACCACCTGGGGGTGGTTCATCACCCAGCTCAGATGAGGAGTCAGGACTCCAGGAATTAAGTGATTTTCTCCAGGTCAGAGTGACTTCACACCCTGCCCTATGCTGCTTGGAATCACTGAGCCCCAGTCAGCTGCTTTATTTTCCCTAACGGAGATAATCAATCAAATCCTAAAGAGGCGCCTGGAGTGAAGGGGTCTGGGGCTGACAAATGCTGCCAGAGCGTCCTCAGCAGCAGCTTGCTGGGCTGCTAAAGGAACAGCTTGCAGCAGGAAAtctcaaggaaaaaagaaaggcaaGAAAGGTTAGGGTCATTAAATAACCGGAAGTGCTCATATGGGGATGTACTGGGCAGAATCTGCTTCATGTGGTGTTTGAGCCTCTGCAGCACTGTGGGCCAGGAGTCCAGTTCTGGGTAATGGTCAGGACACCAGGAAGATTCTGGACCTGCTGCCAGATCCTACAGGTTACCTTGAGCAAGTACTTGACTGCCCTCAGCCTCTTTCTCTCATGGATCAAATGAAAGCAATAATATCTGCTCCTGTCCCAGTCACAGGGTGCAATGAAGGGCCAGCTGA
Above is a genomic segment from Callospermophilus lateralis isolate mCalLat2 chromosome 14, mCalLat2.hap1, whole genome shotgun sequence containing:
- the Tmem127 gene encoding transmembrane protein 127, which encodes MYAPGGAGLPGGRRRRSPGGSALPKQPERSLASALPGALSITALCTALAEPAWLHIHGGTCSRQELGVSDVLGYVHPDLLKDFCMNPQTVLLLRVIAAFCFLGILCSLSAFLLDVFGPKHPALKITRRYAFAHILTVLQCATVIGFSYWASELILAQQQQHKKYHGSQVYVTFAVSFYLVAGAGGASILATAANLLRHYPTEEEEQALELLSEMEENEPYPAEYEVINQFQPPPAYTP